In Rhodomicrobium lacus, the following proteins share a genomic window:
- the folE gene encoding GTP cyclohydrolase I FolE, which yields MERNASAPVPPTREPQSGSRAAGGANRPSREEAEAAVRTLLAWTGDDPSREGLLDTPKRVVDSYAEYFWGYDGDPVGELSRTFEDVQGYDDIVMLRDIDFASHCEHHMVPIIGVAHVAYIPDRRIVGISKLARVVDLYAKRLQTQETMTAQIADCIQETLKPKGVAVMMDALHQCMTMRGVHKKGTTTITTRFTGIFSEDKAERERFLQLVNGARVLTGR from the coding sequence ATGGAAAGAAATGCGTCAGCGCCGGTACCGCCAACGCGGGAACCGCAAAGCGGCTCGCGTGCGGCGGGTGGCGCAAATCGGCCGTCGCGCGAGGAAGCCGAAGCCGCCGTTCGCACGCTCCTCGCATGGACGGGCGACGATCCGTCCCGAGAAGGGCTGCTGGATACGCCGAAGCGCGTGGTCGATTCCTATGCCGAATATTTCTGGGGCTATGACGGCGACCCGGTGGGTGAGCTGTCGCGCACCTTCGAGGACGTGCAGGGCTACGACGATATCGTCATGCTGCGCGACATCGATTTTGCGTCCCATTGCGAGCATCACATGGTGCCGATCATCGGCGTTGCGCATGTCGCCTACATTCCCGACCGGCGCATCGTCGGCATTTCGAAGCTGGCGCGTGTGGTCGACCTGTATGCAAAGCGTCTTCAAACGCAGGAAACGATGACGGCGCAGATCGCCGATTGCATTCAGGAGACGTTGAAGCCGAAGGGCGTCGCCGTGATGATGGACGCGCTGCATCAATGCATGACGATGCGCGGCGTTCACAAGAAGGGCACGACGACCATCACAACGCGGTTCACGGGCATTTTCAGTGAAGACAAGGCCGAGCGCGAACGCTTCCTGCAGCTTGTGAACGGCGCGCGCGTATTGACCGGCAGGTGA
- a CDS encoding iron-sulfur cluster assembly scaffold protein: MTNLEDIYTGKVLELSANMPRAGRLEHPDATASAHSKLCGSRITVDLTMDGDRVTDYAQDVRACLLGQTSAAVMGANIVGSTAAELRAVGAQMRRMLRQGGEPPSGRWADLAILEMVRDYKARHASTLLVFDAVEDAIAAVEAKRGKV; the protein is encoded by the coding sequence ATGACCAATCTGGAAGACATCTACACCGGAAAAGTGCTTGAGCTTTCGGCGAACATGCCGCGCGCCGGGCGTCTCGAACACCCCGATGCCACGGCATCGGCGCACTCGAAACTCTGCGGCTCGCGCATCACGGTCGACCTCACGATGGACGGCGACCGCGTGACGGATTACGCGCAGGACGTGCGCGCCTGCCTTCTCGGCCAAACCTCGGCCGCGGTCATGGGCGCGAACATCGTCGGCTCGACGGCAGCGGAGCTTCGCGCGGTGGGAGCGCAGATGCGGCGCATGCTGAGACAAGGCGGCGAACCGCCATCAGGGCGCTGGGCGGACCTCGCCATCCTCGAAATGGTGCGCGATTACAAGGCGCGCCACGCGTCCACGCTGCTCGTGTTCGACGCGGTGGAAGACGCTATCGCCGCGGTCGAGGCAAAGCGCGGCAAGGTTTGA
- a CDS encoding Na/Pi cotransporter family protein: MAGTKLLLMLGGYVAMLLWGLHMVQTGVSRGFGGTLRHLLRTALDTRWKAFLCGTAVTALLQSSTATAFMLAGFLSAGYVDLPLALAAILGANVGTTLIVQLLTFDISAVIPVLLLGGLVAFKRAGLSRTRDMGRIAIGLGLMLLSLRLIAEALHPVEQAEPLRVLFSSLASDPVLTFLIGAALTWAAHSSVASVLFVMSLAATSVLPMSAALAFVLGANFGNTIPQLIATSGDPASRQLALGNVLVRSLGCVAALPFLPGIAVWLDGNLGVPAEEVAAFHMLFNVAVAILFLPLTTPLAALCKRLSPKVPAKKAGAPLYISLSTPPALSSIALADAARETLRMADTVELMLRNLKLAIGMNDRKLLAEIETLDDTVDALHNAIKLYLIEIGNEEGLADEDRRRCWEILDFVINLEHAGDILDKSLREIAAKKIKHRLSFSEEGQAEIDEMLDRVIADLRLALGVFMNGDERRARELVDEKVYLRDFERRLIESHLKRLQIGRAESLETSALHLDIARDLKRIASHFVSVAYPILEEKGALLRTRLIS; encoded by the coding sequence GTGGCCGGAACGAAGCTGCTCCTTATGCTTGGCGGTTATGTCGCCATGCTCCTCTGGGGTCTGCATATGGTGCAAACCGGCGTCTCGCGCGGCTTCGGCGGGACGCTTCGCCACCTTCTGAGAACAGCGCTCGATACAAGGTGGAAGGCGTTCCTCTGCGGCACAGCCGTTACGGCTCTTCTGCAAAGCAGCACGGCAACCGCCTTCATGCTGGCCGGCTTTCTCAGCGCCGGTTACGTCGATCTGCCCCTCGCGCTGGCCGCGATCCTCGGCGCGAATGTCGGCACGACGCTGATCGTGCAGCTTCTCACTTTCGACATTTCGGCGGTCATTCCCGTGCTGTTGCTCGGCGGCCTCGTCGCCTTCAAGCGCGCCGGCCTGTCGCGAACACGCGACATGGGGCGGATAGCGATCGGCCTCGGGCTCATGCTGCTTTCGCTGCGGCTCATCGCGGAGGCGCTTCACCCTGTCGAGCAAGCGGAACCGCTGCGCGTCCTGTTCTCGTCGCTCGCGAGCGATCCCGTGCTTACGTTCCTGATCGGCGCCGCATTGACATGGGCTGCGCACTCAAGTGTAGCCAGCGTACTGTTCGTGATGTCCCTTGCCGCAACATCCGTGCTGCCCATGTCCGCCGCCCTTGCCTTCGTGCTCGGCGCGAATTTCGGCAACACGATCCCGCAGCTTATTGCAACGTCGGGCGATCCGGCCTCGCGACAGCTCGCGCTCGGAAATGTCCTCGTGCGGAGCCTCGGCTGCGTTGCCGCCCTGCCCTTTCTTCCCGGCATCGCGGTTTGGCTCGATGGCAATCTCGGCGTCCCGGCCGAGGAAGTTGCGGCTTTCCACATGCTCTTCAACGTGGCTGTCGCAATCCTGTTTCTTCCGCTGACAACCCCTCTCGCGGCTCTCTGCAAACGGCTTTCTCCCAAGGTGCCCGCGAAAAAGGCGGGCGCGCCGCTTTACATCTCGCTGTCCACCCCGCCCGCCCTGTCGAGCATCGCGCTGGCCGACGCCGCGCGCGAAACGCTCCGCATGGCAGATACGGTCGAACTGATGTTGCGCAATCTCAAGCTTGCGATCGGCATGAACGACCGCAAGCTTCTGGCCGAGATCGAGACGCTCGACGACACCGTCGATGCGCTTCACAACGCCATCAAGCTCTATCTCATCGAGATCGGCAACGAGGAGGGGCTTGCGGACGAGGACCGGCGCCGCTGCTGGGAGATCCTCGACTTCGTGATCAATCTCGAACATGCGGGCGATATTCTCGACAAGAGCCTGCGCGAGATCGCGGCGAAGAAGATCAAGCACCGCCTCAGCTTCTCCGAGGAGGGGCAGGCCGAGATCGATGAAATGCTGGACAGGGTGATCGCCGACCTTCGCCTTGCGCTCGGCGTATTCATGAACGGCGACGAGCGCCGCGCGCGCGAACTGGTCGATGAAAAGGTCTATCTGCGCGACTTCGAGCGCCGCCTGATCGAAAGCCACCTGAAACGCTTGCAGATCGGGCGGGCGGAAAGCCTCGAAACCTCAGCCCTGCACCTCGACATCGCGCGCGATCTGAAGCGCATCGCGTCGCATTTCGTGTCGGTCGCCTACCCGATCCTTGAGGAAAAGGGGGCGCTGCTGCGCACAAGGCTCATCAGCTAG
- the pheT gene encoding phenylalanine--tRNA ligase subunit beta: MKFTLSWLKDHLDTNATLDEIAAKLTLIGLEVEGIENKAAKLESFIIARVVEAEPHPNADKLRVLKVDNGTELLQVVCGAPNARAGLLGVFAQPGTYVPGLDVTLGKASIRGVESLGMMCSERELLLSAEHNGIIELPEAAAEHVGKRFVDFAGLDDPVIEIAITPNRPDCLGVRGVARDLAAAGLGTLKPAPEGFEGGAFPSPITIELPLPEGAENACPHFVGRLVRGVKVGPSPEWLQRRLKAIGLRPINAAVDVTNYVSYDRARPLHVYDADRLEGPIAARLGRAGESFVALDGKTYEVDGTMCVIADAARVLGLGGVMGGEASGTTEATTSIFIESAYFDPARTAATGRKTGINSDARFRFERGIDPQSQIEGLNLATKLILDFCGGEASEVVSAGAAPAGKPAVAFDPALVQKLSGARFSGAEIAAALKHLGFTISGTGPVFTVTPPSWRPDIKGAADLVEEVVRLSGAERIPSTPLPRDPGIARAVLTQSQKRVLAARRTLATRGLVEAVTWSFISEAEARHFGGGAAALKLANPISSEMTDMRPSLLPGLLEAARANANRGFEDVALFEIGQIFKGAKPEDQANAASGVRTGTARLGGAGRHWDGAGKAVDVFDAKADALAVLEALGLDPARVQVTREAPAWYHPGRSGALKLGPKTVLGHFGELHPETLKVLDISGSVAVFEIFLDAVPAPRRKGTAKGALILSGFQPVQRDFAFLVDKDVEAAAVLRAAEGAEKALISRVAVFDVFEGKGVPEGKKSLAIEVTLTPPDRTLTEAEIEAVSQKVVAQVQKATGAELRG; encoded by the coding sequence ATGAAATTCACGCTTTCCTGGCTCAAGGACCATCTCGACACCAACGCCACGCTCGACGAGATCGCGGCGAAGCTCACGCTCATCGGCCTCGAAGTCGAAGGCATCGAGAACAAGGCCGCGAAGCTCGAAAGCTTCATCATCGCGCGCGTCGTCGAGGCGGAGCCGCATCCGAACGCCGACAAGCTGCGCGTGCTGAAGGTCGACAACGGCACTGAGCTGTTGCAGGTCGTCTGCGGGGCGCCGAACGCGCGCGCGGGGCTTCTCGGCGTGTTCGCTCAACCCGGCACCTACGTTCCCGGCCTCGACGTGACACTCGGCAAGGCGAGCATCCGCGGCGTCGAATCGCTCGGCATGATGTGTTCCGAGCGCGAGCTTCTGCTTTCCGCCGAGCATAACGGCATCATCGAGCTGCCCGAGGCGGCGGCGGAGCATGTCGGCAAGCGCTTCGTGGATTTCGCCGGGCTCGACGATCCGGTGATCGAGATTGCCATTACGCCGAACCGGCCCGACTGCCTCGGCGTGCGCGGCGTGGCGCGCGACCTCGCGGCGGCGGGCCTCGGCACGCTGAAGCCCGCGCCGGAGGGCTTCGAGGGCGGCGCGTTCCCCTCCCCCATCACCATCGAATTGCCGCTGCCGGAAGGCGCGGAAAACGCCTGCCCGCATTTCGTCGGCCGCCTCGTGCGCGGTGTGAAGGTCGGCCCCTCGCCCGAATGGCTCCAGCGCCGCCTCAAGGCCATCGGCCTGCGCCCGATCAACGCGGCGGTGGACGTGACGAACTACGTCTCCTACGACCGCGCGCGCCCGCTCCATGTCTACGACGCCGACAGGCTCGAAGGCCCCATCGCGGCGCGTCTTGGCCGCGCGGGCGAGAGCTTCGTCGCGCTCGACGGCAAGACGTATGAGGTGGACGGCACCATGTGCGTGATCGCCGATGCGGCGCGCGTGCTGGGGCTCGGCGGCGTCATGGGCGGCGAGGCATCCGGCACGACAGAAGCGACGACCTCCATCTTCATCGAAAGCGCGTATTTCGATCCCGCGCGGACGGCGGCGACGGGCCGCAAGACCGGTATCAATTCGGACGCGCGCTTCCGTTTCGAACGCGGCATCGATCCGCAAAGCCAGATCGAGGGCTTGAACCTCGCGACGAAGCTGATCCTCGACTTCTGCGGCGGCGAGGCGAGCGAAGTCGTTTCCGCTGGCGCGGCGCCTGCCGGCAAACCCGCCGTGGCGTTCGACCCGGCGCTCGTGCAGAAGCTGTCCGGCGCGCGCTTCTCCGGCGCGGAGATCGCTGCGGCGCTGAAGCATCTCGGCTTCACCATCTCCGGCACCGGCCCGGTTTTCACCGTGACCCCGCCATCGTGGCGGCCCGACATCAAGGGCGCGGCCGACCTCGTGGAAGAGGTGGTGAGGCTCTCCGGCGCCGAGCGCATCCCGTCCACGCCGCTGCCGCGCGATCCCGGCATCGCGCGCGCCGTGCTCACGCAGAGCCAGAAGCGCGTGCTCGCGGCGCGCCGCACGCTCGCCACGCGCGGCCTCGTCGAAGCCGTTACATGGTCCTTCATCTCCGAAGCCGAGGCGCGCCATTTCGGCGGCGGCGCGGCGGCGCTGAAGCTTGCCAACCCGATTTCCAGCGAAATGACCGACATGCGGCCGAGCCTGTTGCCCGGCCTTCTCGAAGCCGCGCGCGCGAATGCCAATCGCGGCTTCGAGGACGTTGCGCTGTTCGAGATCGGCCAGATCTTCAAGGGCGCGAAGCCGGAGGATCAGGCGAACGCGGCGAGCGGCGTCCGCACCGGCACGGCGCGGCTTGGCGGCGCTGGCCGCCATTGGGACGGCGCGGGCAAGGCGGTCGACGTGTTCGACGCCAAGGCCGATGCGCTCGCCGTGCTGGAGGCGCTGGGCCTCGATCCCGCCCGCGTGCAGGTCACGCGCGAGGCGCCCGCATGGTATCACCCCGGCCGCTCCGGCGCGCTGAAACTCGGTCCGAAGACCGTGCTCGGCCATTTCGGCGAGCTTCACCCCGAGACGCTGAAGGTGCTCGACATCTCCGGCTCCGTCGCCGTGTTCGAGATCTTCCTCGACGCCGTGCCCGCGCCGCGCAGGAAGGGCACCGCCAAGGGCGCGCTGATCCTCTCCGGCTTCCAGCCCGTGCAGCGCGACTTCGCCTTCCTCGTCGACAAGGACGTGGAGGCCGCCGCCGTGCTGCGCGCCGCCGAAGGAGCGGAAAAGGCGCTCATCAGCCGCGTTGCCGTGTTCGACGTGTTCGAGGGCAAGGGCGTGCCGGAGGGCAAGAAGTCGCTCGCCATCGAGGTGACGCTCACGCCGCCCGACCGCACGCTGACGGAGGCCGAAATCGAGGCTGTATCGCAAAAAGTCGTCGCGCAGGTGCAGAAGGCGACGGGAGCTGAGCTTAGGGGATAG
- a CDS encoding formylglycine-generating enzyme family protein, whose product MGRSILSIIFGSQSAAAGDLPALASPVAAPVAPVRIETEEERAERERLEAIWREEGRIEVDTPHPANEHGRWFLPGAGKTEWFKDIEAGPELVVVPSGRFLQGAPNDEPQREAWEVGAESPQHETTIPKPFAIGRGAVTRGEFKAFVAATGHDAGTLRSHGFAQDDSHPVIGVSWKDASAYVEWLGKTTGKPYRLPSEAEWEYAARAGTATPFWWGSSITPEQANYDGTHVYEGGGEADVHRKGTVPVLDFEANPWGLYQVHGNVWEWCADKWHRGYWDKKDHLKASGGAQVNGNSGHVLRGGSWNDGPQFLRAASRSRLYADIRLGYYGFRVARTL is encoded by the coding sequence ATGGGCCGTTCAATTCTCTCGATCATCTTCGGATCGCAGTCTGCGGCTGCCGGCGACCTTCCGGCATTGGCATCGCCGGTTGCGGCTCCGGTTGCTCCCGTCCGCATCGAAACCGAGGAGGAGCGCGCCGAGCGCGAGCGCCTCGAAGCGATCTGGCGCGAGGAAGGCCGGATCGAGGTCGACACGCCGCATCCCGCGAACGAGCACGGGCGCTGGTTCCTGCCGGGCGCGGGCAAGACCGAATGGTTCAAGGACATCGAGGCGGGGCCGGAACTGGTTGTCGTGCCGTCGGGCCGCTTTTTGCAGGGCGCGCCGAACGACGAGCCGCAGCGCGAGGCGTGGGAGGTCGGCGCGGAAAGCCCGCAGCACGAGACGACGATCCCGAAGCCGTTCGCCATCGGGCGCGGGGCGGTGACGCGCGGAGAGTTCAAAGCGTTCGTCGCGGCGACCGGCCACGACGCGGGCACGCTTCGCAGCCACGGTTTCGCACAGGACGACAGCCACCCCGTCATCGGCGTGAGCTGGAAAGACGCCTCGGCCTATGTGGAATGGCTCGGCAAGACAACGGGCAAGCCATACCGGCTGCCGTCCGAGGCGGAATGGGAATATGCGGCCCGCGCGGGCACGGCGACGCCGTTCTGGTGGGGCTCCTCGATCACGCCGGAGCAGGCGAATTACGACGGTACGCATGTCTACGAAGGCGGCGGCGAGGCGGACGTGCATCGCAAGGGGACGGTGCCGGTGCTCGACTTCGAGGCCAACCCGTGGGGCCTGTATCAGGTCCACGGCAATGTCTGGGAATGGTGCGCCGACAAGTGGCACCGTGGCTACTGGGACAAGAAAGACCACCTGAAGGCGAGCGGCGGCGCACAGGTGAACGGCAATTCCGGCCATGTCCTGCGCGGCGGTTCGTGGAACGACGGCCCGCAATTCCTGCGCGCGGCGAGCCGCAGCCGCCTCTACGCGGACATCCGGCTCGGCTATTACGGCTTCCGCGTCGCGCGCACGCTTTAA
- a CDS encoding formylglycine-generating enzyme family protein: protein MSGSFSSNEIFTAAVTLAVAVAAPILVFYIRRILKVPPEQPVIVLQTSAVPHAAPPLPARETAPAAVSQAEAELWAEVQASGARRYYVFYLNKYPKGFYAVEAENHLLNAAQEENTVPAYEAFLADVPHGERRAVAELKLIKARVARYKAEERIEIGAPFVTNAQGRWFLPGAGKTEWFKDIENGPEMVVVPSGRFQMGSPKDEPQRYVAESPQHEVTIPKAFAIGRYAVTRGEFAAFVAATGHKIEDGALVGTGTEWKDDPTKSWRDPGFAQDDSHPVVGVNWDEAQAYVAWLSKASGAAYHLPSEAQWEYACRAGTTTPFWWGSSITPELANYDGTYAYAGGQKGEYRGRTLPVKSFEPSPWGLYQVHGNVWEWTEDCWNRNYDGAPADHKAWKTGDCKRRVVRGGSWENVPRHLRAANRDSSSSDGRFVSIGFRVARTITP from the coding sequence ATGAGCGGATCATTCAGTTCGAACGAAATTTTCACCGCGGCGGTTACGCTTGCCGTGGCGGTGGCGGCCCCAATTCTCGTTTTCTATATTCGCCGCATTCTCAAGGTTCCGCCGGAGCAGCCTGTTATCGTGCTGCAGACGTCTGCCGTGCCGCATGCGGCTCCGCCTCTGCCCGCGAGGGAGACTGCGCCAGCCGCCGTCTCCCAGGCGGAGGCCGAGCTTTGGGCGGAGGTGCAGGCGAGCGGCGCGCGCCGCTATTATGTCTTCTACCTGAATAAATATCCGAAGGGGTTTTACGCCGTCGAGGCGGAGAACCATCTCCTGAACGCGGCGCAAGAAGAAAATACGGTCCCGGCCTACGAGGCTTTTCTGGCGGATGTGCCGCATGGGGAGCGGCGCGCGGTCGCGGAACTGAAGCTCATCAAGGCGCGCGTGGCGCGCTACAAGGCGGAAGAGCGGATCGAGATCGGCGCGCCGTTCGTCACGAACGCACAAGGCCGGTGGTTTCTGCCGGGGGCGGGCAAGACGGAGTGGTTCAAGGACATCGAAAACGGCCCGGAGATGGTTGTCGTGCCATCGGGGCGGTTCCAGATGGGCTCGCCGAAGGACGAGCCGCAGCGCTACGTCGCCGAAAGCCCGCAGCACGAGGTAACGATCCCCAAGGCGTTCGCCATCGGGCGGTACGCGGTAACGCGGGGTGAGTTCGCGGCGTTTGTCGCGGCCACCGGGCATAAAATCGAAGACGGAGCCCTTGTCGGGACCGGCACGGAATGGAAGGACGACCCGACAAAGTCGTGGCGCGATCCCGGTTTCGCGCAGGATGACAGCCACCCTGTTGTCGGCGTGAATTGGGACGAAGCCCAAGCCTATGTCGCATGGCTGTCGAAGGCGTCCGGCGCGGCTTACCATCTGCCATCAGAGGCGCAATGGGAATATGCGTGCCGTGCGGGCACGACGACGCCGTTCTGGTGGGGATCGTCGATCACGCCGGAATTGGCGAATTACGATGGCACCTATGCTTACGCTGGCGGCCAGAAGGGCGAATACCGCGGCAGGACGTTGCCCGTCAAATCGTTCGAGCCCAGCCCCTGGGGGCTGTACCAAGTCCACGGGAACGTATGGGAGTGGACAGAAGATTGCTGGAACCGGAACTACGACGGCGCACCGGCAGACCATAAAGCCTGGAAAACCGGAGACTGCAAGCGGCGTGTTGTTCGCGGCGGCTCGTGGGAAAACGTTCCTCGGCACCTCCGCGCGGCCAACCGCGACAGCAGCAGCTCGGATGGCCGTTTCGTCAGCATCGGTTTCCGGGTTGCCAGGACGATTACCCCCTAA
- a CDS encoding S9 family peptidase, with amino-acid sequence MANDAHETTSRPPVADKRPARDIHHGIERVDDYAWLRVDNWQEVMRNPSALSADVRAYLDAENAYTKAAMEDTEALQKTLFAEMKGRIKEDDSSVPAPDGPFAYFTDFVVGGQHPRLIREPRGGGAAQVLLDGDALARGKPYFSLGAIDWSPDHRKLAYAYDDKGSEFYAFRVRDLETGEDTADFVPDSEGGAVWTPDASAFYYIRVDEHRRPLQVMRHKLGTPASEDELVYREKDSGFFTRVGESLDKRFVFISAGDHETAEVHFLDLAAPDQGLRDVAPREVNHDYSVDHHEGRFIILTNEGGAEDYKIVETPVDAPARANWRELVPHKPGRLILDVTCFRNWIVRLEREDGLPRIVIRNASDGSEHAIAFDEEAYSLGFGGGYEYDTDTLRFVYSSMTTPRQVFDYDMRTRERTLRKTQEVPSGHNAADYVTRRVHAPAWDGETVPVSLLYRKDTPLDGTAPCLLYGYGSYGMSIPAGFSTTRLSLVDRGFVYAIAHIRGGKDKGYRWYKDGKLAKKTNTFKDFIAAGRYLAAERFTGEGRIVAHGGSAGGMLMGAVANMAPELFAGVVADVPFVDVLSTMLDDTLPLTPPEWPEWGNPIASVEDYRTIAAYSPYDNVRAQNYPPLLITGGLTDPRVTYWEPAKWAAKLRATKTDGNLLLLKINMDAGHGGASGRFEQLKEDALAYAFAVKVTDGAGH; translated from the coding sequence ATGGCCAACGACGCGCACGAGACAACCTCCCGCCCGCCTGTTGCCGACAAGCGGCCAGCCCGCGACATCCACCACGGCATCGAGCGTGTCGACGATTACGCATGGCTGCGCGTCGACAACTGGCAGGAGGTGATGCGCAATCCCTCAGCGCTGTCGGCTGACGTGCGCGCCTATCTCGACGCCGAAAACGCCTACACCAAGGCGGCCATGGAGGACACCGAAGCGCTTCAGAAAACGCTCTTCGCGGAGATGAAGGGGCGCATCAAGGAGGACGACTCCTCCGTGCCGGCACCGGATGGCCCCTTCGCCTATTTCACCGATTTCGTCGTGGGCGGGCAGCATCCGCGCCTCATCCGCGAGCCGCGCGGCGGCGGCGCTGCTCAGGTGCTGCTCGATGGCGATGCGCTCGCCAGGGGCAAGCCGTATTTCTCGCTCGGCGCGATCGACTGGAGCCCGGATCACAGGAAGCTCGCCTATGCCTATGACGACAAGGGCTCGGAGTTTTACGCGTTTCGTGTGCGCGACCTCGAAACGGGCGAGGACACCGCCGATTTCGTGCCCGACTCGGAAGGCGGCGCGGTGTGGACGCCGGACGCGAGCGCCTTCTATTACATCCGCGTGGACGAGCATCGCCGCCCGCTTCAGGTGATGCGCCACAAGCTCGGCACGCCCGCGAGCGAGGATGAACTCGTCTATCGCGAAAAGGATTCCGGCTTCTTCACGCGCGTGGGCGAAAGCCTCGACAAGCGTTTCGTCTTCATCAGCGCGGGCGATCACGAGACGGCGGAAGTGCATTTTCTCGACCTTGCCGCGCCGGATCAGGGGCTTCGCGACGTCGCGCCGCGCGAGGTGAACCACGATTACAGCGTGGATCATCACGAAGGCCGCTTCATCATCCTGACGAACGAAGGCGGCGCGGAAGACTACAAGATCGTGGAGACGCCGGTCGATGCACCGGCGCGCGCAAACTGGCGGGAACTCGTGCCGCACAAGCCGGGACGCCTTATCCTCGACGTGACCTGTTTCAGGAACTGGATCGTGCGGCTCGAACGCGAGGACGGGCTGCCGCGCATCGTGATACGCAACGCCTCGGACGGCAGCGAGCATGCCATCGCTTTCGACGAGGAGGCCTATTCGCTCGGGTTCGGCGGGGGCTACGAATACGACACCGATACGCTGCGCTTCGTCTATTCCTCGATGACGACGCCGCGTCAGGTGTTCGACTACGACATGCGCACCCGGGAGCGCACCTTGCGCAAGACGCAGGAAGTGCCGAGCGGTCATAACGCGGCGGATTACGTGACGCGGCGCGTCCATGCGCCCGCATGGGACGGCGAAACGGTGCCCGTCTCGCTCCTCTATCGCAAGGACACCCCGCTCGACGGCACCGCGCCGTGCCTCCTCTACGGCTACGGCTCATACGGCATGTCGATCCCGGCGGGCTTCTCGACCACGCGCCTCAGCCTCGTCGATCGCGGCTTCGTCTACGCCATCGCCCATATCCGCGGCGGCAAGGACAAGGGCTATCGCTGGTACAAGGACGGTAAGCTCGCGAAGAAGACGAACACCTTCAAGGACTTCATCGCCGCCGGGCGCTATCTCGCGGCCGAGCGCTTCACGGGCGAGGGCCGCATCGTGGCGCATGGCGGCTCGGCGGGCGGCATGCTCATGGGCGCGGTCGCGAACATGGCGCCGGAGCTGTTCGCGGGCGTCGTGGCGGACGTGCCCTTCGTGGACGTGCTCTCCACCATGCTCGACGACACGCTGCCGCTCACCCCGCCCGAGTGGCCCGAATGGGGCAACCCCATCGCGAGTGTCGAGGATTACCGCACCATCGCGGCCTACAGCCCTTACGACAACGTGCGCGCGCAAAATTACCCGCCGCTCCTCATCACGGGCGGGCTCACCGATCCGCGCGTGACCTATTGGGAGCCCGCGAAATGGGCGGCGAAGCTCCGCGCGACGAAGACGGACGGCAATCTCTTGCTGCTCAAGATCAACATGGACGCGGGCCACGGCGGCGCGTCGGGCCGCTTCGAGCAGTTGAAGGAGGACGCGCTGGCCTATGCCTTCGCGGTGAAGGTGACGGACGGCGCGGGGCATTAG